A single window of Nicotiana tomentosiformis chromosome 1, ASM39032v3, whole genome shotgun sequence DNA harbors:
- the LOC104107964 gene encoding uncharacterized protein isoform X3 — protein sequence MLLFSLSFFPFIFTAPSLCCCVFAISTMAEDHPLLPNRAMEIEQTESGGEAAAATKKKKAKPARVASLDVFRGLCVLLMMLVDYGGSIFPSIAHSPWNGLHLADFVMPFFLFIAGVSLAIAYKKVLDRKGATLKAVLRTLKLVLLGVFLQGGYLHGITGLTYGVDIEKMRWLGILQVKCSVRGDLGPACNSAGLIDRYILGVDHLYTKPVYRNLKECKGFNDDKIPQSFPSWCHAPFEPEGILGSVTAAVACIIGLQYGHILVQFQDHKERLYNGSILSFPLLFLGLFLAVTGVPLNKSLYTISYLLVTSAAAGITFCLLYVLVDICGWRRLMFVLEWMGKHSLGIFILIISNVAVILIQGFYWRDPHNNIVRFAGLSRDMYTNDMPAS from the exons ATGCTTTTATTCTCCCTCTCATTCTTCCCCTTTATCTTCACAGCTCCTTCACTCTGTTGTTGTGTATTTGCTATCTCAACAATGGCGGAAGATCATCCATTGTTGCCGAATCGCGCCATGGAAATAGAACAAACGGAGAGTGGAGGCGAAGCAGCAGCAgcaacaaagaagaagaaagctAAACCTGCTCGGGTTGCTTCTCTTGATGTCTTTCGTGGCCTCTGCGTTTTG CTTATGATGCTTGTGGACTATGGCGGCTCTATTTTCCCAAGTATTGCTCATTCCCCGTGGAATGGTTTACACTTGGCAGATTTTGTGATGCCATTCTTCCTCTTTATTGCTGGAGTTTCCCTTGCAATTGCATATAAG AAAGTTTTAGACAGAAAAGGAGCCACTTTGAAAGCTGTGTTAAGGACATTGAAACTTGTCCTCCTCGGTGTTTTTCTTCAAG GAGGTTACTTGCATGGAATAACGGGGTTGACCTATGGCGTAGACATTGAAAAAATGCGATGGCTGGGAATTCTGCAG GTAAAATGTTCTGTTAGAGGCGATCTTGGACCTGCATGTAATTCTGCTGGATTGATTGATCGATATATTCTTGGAGTAGATCACCTATATACAAAACCTGTCTATAGAAATCTAAAG GAATGCAAGGGATTCAATGATGACAAAATTCCGCAGAGTTTCCCTTCGTGGTGCCACGCCCCTTTTGAACCAGAAGGCATATTAGG TTCCGTAACAGCTGCTGTTGCCTGCATTATTGGACTCCAATATGGCCATATTCTTGTTCAATTTCAG GATCATAAAGAAAGGCTATACAACGGGTCCATACTCTCATTTCCACTTCTGTTTCTTGGTCTCTTCCTTGCTGTGACAG GTGTGCCATTAAACAAATCGTTGTACACCATTAGTTATCTGCTGGTAACTTCAGCTGCTGCTGGAATTACATTTTGTTTACTGTATGTATTG GTTGATATCTGTGGTTGGAGGCGCTTGATGTTCGTTTTAGAGTGGATGGGGAAGCATTCTCTTGGTATCTTTATTCTCATAATATCAAATGTAGCTGTCATTTTGATTCAAGGATTCTATTGGAGGGATCCTCACAATAACATAGTAAG GTTCGCTGGATTGTCACGCGATATGTACACAAATGATATGCCAGCTTCTTGA
- the LOC104107964 gene encoding uncharacterized protein isoform X1, with the protein MLLFSLSFFPFIFTAPSLCCCVFAISTMAEDHPLLPNRAMEIEQTESGGEAAAATKKKKAKPARVASLDVFRGLCVLLMMLVDYGGSIFPSIAHSPWNGLHLADFVMPFFLFIAGVSLAIAYKKVLDRKGATLKAVLRTLKLVLLGVFLQGGYLHGITGLTYGVDIEKMRWLGILQRIAVGYITAALCEIWLPRRRIKRSIFSNYIWQWCVAFYLCAVHTWLLYGLYVPDWEFTVSRTIELSIYKVKCSVRGDLGPACNSAGLIDRYILGVDHLYTKPVYRNLKECKGFNDDKIPQSFPSWCHAPFEPEGILGSVTAAVACIIGLQYGHILVQFQDHKERLYNGSILSFPLLFLGLFLAVTGVPLNKSLYTISYLLVTSAAAGITFCLLYVLVDICGWRRLMFVLEWMGKHSLGIFILIISNVAVILIQGFYWRDPHNNIVRFAGLSRDMYTNDMPAS; encoded by the exons ATGCTTTTATTCTCCCTCTCATTCTTCCCCTTTATCTTCACAGCTCCTTCACTCTGTTGTTGTGTATTTGCTATCTCAACAATGGCGGAAGATCATCCATTGTTGCCGAATCGCGCCATGGAAATAGAACAAACGGAGAGTGGAGGCGAAGCAGCAGCAgcaacaaagaagaagaaagctAAACCTGCTCGGGTTGCTTCTCTTGATGTCTTTCGTGGCCTCTGCGTTTTG CTTATGATGCTTGTGGACTATGGCGGCTCTATTTTCCCAAGTATTGCTCATTCCCCGTGGAATGGTTTACACTTGGCAGATTTTGTGATGCCATTCTTCCTCTTTATTGCTGGAGTTTCCCTTGCAATTGCATATAAG AAAGTTTTAGACAGAAAAGGAGCCACTTTGAAAGCTGTGTTAAGGACATTGAAACTTGTCCTCCTCGGTGTTTTTCTTCAAG GAGGTTACTTGCATGGAATAACGGGGTTGACCTATGGCGTAGACATTGAAAAAATGCGATGGCTGGGAATTCTGCAG AGAATAGCTGTTGGATATATCACAGCAGCTTTGTGCGAGATATGGCTTCCACGTCGAAGGATAAAAAGAAGTATTTTCAGTAATTACATTTGGCAGTG GTGTGTTGCATTTTATCTGTGTGCTGTACATACTTGGTTGTTGTATGGTCTGTATGTTCCTGATTGGGAATTTACTGTGTCACGGACAATAGAGCTCAGTATTTACAAG GTAAAATGTTCTGTTAGAGGCGATCTTGGACCTGCATGTAATTCTGCTGGATTGATTGATCGATATATTCTTGGAGTAGATCACCTATATACAAAACCTGTCTATAGAAATCTAAAG GAATGCAAGGGATTCAATGATGACAAAATTCCGCAGAGTTTCCCTTCGTGGTGCCACGCCCCTTTTGAACCAGAAGGCATATTAGG TTCCGTAACAGCTGCTGTTGCCTGCATTATTGGACTCCAATATGGCCATATTCTTGTTCAATTTCAG GATCATAAAGAAAGGCTATACAACGGGTCCATACTCTCATTTCCACTTCTGTTTCTTGGTCTCTTCCTTGCTGTGACAG GTGTGCCATTAAACAAATCGTTGTACACCATTAGTTATCTGCTGGTAACTTCAGCTGCTGCTGGAATTACATTTTGTTTACTGTATGTATTG GTTGATATCTGTGGTTGGAGGCGCTTGATGTTCGTTTTAGAGTGGATGGGGAAGCATTCTCTTGGTATCTTTATTCTCATAATATCAAATGTAGCTGTCATTTTGATTCAAGGATTCTATTGGAGGGATCCTCACAATAACATAGTAAG GTTCGCTGGATTGTCACGCGATATGTACACAAATGATATGCCAGCTTCTTGA
- the LOC104107964 gene encoding uncharacterized protein isoform X2: protein MLLFSLSFFPFIFTAPSLCCCVFAISTMAEDHPLLPNRAMEIEQTESGGEAAAATKKKKAKPARVASLDVFRGLCVLLMMLVDYGGSIFPSIAHSPWNGLHLADFVMPFFLFIAGVSLAIAYKKVLDRKGATLKAVLRTLKLVLLGVFLQGGYLHGITGLTYGVDIEKMRWLGILQRIAVGYITAALCEIWLPRRRIKRSIFSNYIWQWCVAFYLCAVHTWLLYGLYVPDWEFTVSRTIELSIYKVKCSVRGDLGPACNSAGLIDRYILGVDHLYTKPVYRNLKECKGFNDDKIPQSFPSWCHAPFEPEGILGSVTAAVACIIGLQYGHILVQFQDHKERLYNGSILSFPLLFLGLFLAVTGVPLNKSLYTISYLLVTSAAAGITFCLLYVLVDICGWRRLMFVLEWMGKHSLGIFILIISNVAVILIQGFYWRDPHNNIVRWIVTRYVHK, encoded by the exons ATGCTTTTATTCTCCCTCTCATTCTTCCCCTTTATCTTCACAGCTCCTTCACTCTGTTGTTGTGTATTTGCTATCTCAACAATGGCGGAAGATCATCCATTGTTGCCGAATCGCGCCATGGAAATAGAACAAACGGAGAGTGGAGGCGAAGCAGCAGCAgcaacaaagaagaagaaagctAAACCTGCTCGGGTTGCTTCTCTTGATGTCTTTCGTGGCCTCTGCGTTTTG CTTATGATGCTTGTGGACTATGGCGGCTCTATTTTCCCAAGTATTGCTCATTCCCCGTGGAATGGTTTACACTTGGCAGATTTTGTGATGCCATTCTTCCTCTTTATTGCTGGAGTTTCCCTTGCAATTGCATATAAG AAAGTTTTAGACAGAAAAGGAGCCACTTTGAAAGCTGTGTTAAGGACATTGAAACTTGTCCTCCTCGGTGTTTTTCTTCAAG GAGGTTACTTGCATGGAATAACGGGGTTGACCTATGGCGTAGACATTGAAAAAATGCGATGGCTGGGAATTCTGCAG AGAATAGCTGTTGGATATATCACAGCAGCTTTGTGCGAGATATGGCTTCCACGTCGAAGGATAAAAAGAAGTATTTTCAGTAATTACATTTGGCAGTG GTGTGTTGCATTTTATCTGTGTGCTGTACATACTTGGTTGTTGTATGGTCTGTATGTTCCTGATTGGGAATTTACTGTGTCACGGACAATAGAGCTCAGTATTTACAAG GTAAAATGTTCTGTTAGAGGCGATCTTGGACCTGCATGTAATTCTGCTGGATTGATTGATCGATATATTCTTGGAGTAGATCACCTATATACAAAACCTGTCTATAGAAATCTAAAG GAATGCAAGGGATTCAATGATGACAAAATTCCGCAGAGTTTCCCTTCGTGGTGCCACGCCCCTTTTGAACCAGAAGGCATATTAGG TTCCGTAACAGCTGCTGTTGCCTGCATTATTGGACTCCAATATGGCCATATTCTTGTTCAATTTCAG GATCATAAAGAAAGGCTATACAACGGGTCCATACTCTCATTTCCACTTCTGTTTCTTGGTCTCTTCCTTGCTGTGACAG GTGTGCCATTAAACAAATCGTTGTACACCATTAGTTATCTGCTGGTAACTTCAGCTGCTGCTGGAATTACATTTTGTTTACTGTATGTATTG GTTGATATCTGTGGTTGGAGGCGCTTGATGTTCGTTTTAGAGTGGATGGGGAAGCATTCTCTTGGTATCTTTATTCTCATAATATCAAATGTAGCTGTCATTTTGATTCAAGGATTCTATTGGAGGGATCCTCACAATAACATA GTTCGCTGGATTGTCACGCGATATGTACACAAATGA
- the LOC104088508 gene encoding SKP1-like protein 1A, producing MSTSKMIVLKSSDGETFEVEEAVALESQTIKHMIEDDCADTSIPLPNVTSKILAKVIEYCKRHVDAVAKTDDKASEDDLKSFDADFVKVDQATLFDLILAANYLNIKSLLDLTCQTVADMIKGKTPEEIRKTFNIKNDFTPEEEEEVRRENAWAFE from the exons ATGTCTACTTCAAAGATGATTGTGTTGAAGAGTTCCGACGGCGAAACTTTCGAGGTGGAAGAGGCGGTGGCGTTGGAATCACAGACTATAAAACACATGATTGAAGACGATTGTGCTGATACCAGTATCCCTCTCCCTAATGTTACGAGCAAGATCTTGGCTAAGGTTATTGAGTACTGTAAGCGCCACGTCGATGCTGTTGCTAAGACTGATGATAAAGCCTCCGAGGATGATTTGAAAAGCTTTGATGCTGACTTTGTCAAAGTTGATCAGGCTACTCTCTTTGATCTTATCttg GCTGCTAACTATTTGAACATCAAGAGTCTGCTTGATCTCACTTGTCAGACTGTGGCAGACATGATCAAGGGGAAAACTCCGGAGGAGATCCGCAAGACCTTCAACATCAAGAATGACTTCACACCTGAGGAAGAGGAGGAAGTTAGGAGGGAGAATGCCTGGGCCTTTGAGTGA